The following proteins are encoded in a genomic region of Paenibacillus sp. FSL H3-0469:
- the mltG gene encoding endolytic transglycosylase MltG — translation MKAVIRTVLILILVLAAAAGGGAWYIWNGMQPVKPAGPAVTVTIEKGMGSSQIADLLEQEGIIKHSLFFKGYLKWVQEGSSFKAGTYQVSPGDSYDTLISRLNAGDVVKEATVTFTIPEGYTAVQVAEKLAAAWNQKPEVFLTLIDSGKGMEAVSKLEIPDNPLLRHRLEGYLFPETYELAKDSTPQEVIGAMLEQLVKKLDTIPEWKAKLANRGLSLHELLTVASLVEREVVVDKERPLVAGIIYNRLDKGQKLEIDATVQYLLDKQKERLYEKDLKVDSPYNTYKQAGLPPGPISSPGLASIEAAMTPEVSDYFFYVTKKDGSQGHLFARTYKEHLANIQKSKQNP, via the coding sequence TTGAAAGCCGTGATCCGCACTGTGCTTATCTTAATTCTGGTCCTGGCAGCAGCTGCAGGAGGAGGAGCATGGTACATCTGGAATGGAATGCAGCCGGTCAAGCCCGCAGGGCCGGCCGTAACGGTTACAATAGAGAAGGGTATGGGAAGCTCCCAAATTGCCGACCTGCTTGAGCAAGAGGGCATTATCAAGCATAGCCTGTTCTTCAAAGGATATCTGAAATGGGTCCAGGAGGGCTCCAGCTTCAAGGCCGGCACGTATCAGGTAAGCCCCGGCGACTCCTACGATACGCTGATCAGCCGGTTGAATGCCGGAGATGTTGTGAAGGAAGCTACCGTTACTTTTACAATCCCTGAAGGGTATACTGCGGTTCAGGTGGCAGAGAAGCTGGCCGCTGCATGGAATCAGAAGCCGGAGGTCTTCCTTACGCTGATTGATTCCGGCAAGGGCATGGAAGCCGTAAGCAAGCTGGAGATTCCGGACAATCCGCTGCTGCGCCACCGGCTGGAGGGGTATCTTTTCCCGGAGACCTATGAACTGGCTAAGGACAGCACCCCGCAGGAAGTCATCGGGGCGATGCTGGAGCAGCTGGTGAAGAAGCTGGATACGATTCCTGAGTGGAAGGCGAAGCTGGCGAACCGCGGGCTCTCGCTGCATGAGCTGCTGACCGTTGCTTCACTGGTGGAGCGCGAGGTGGTAGTAGACAAGGAACGTCCGCTGGTGGCCGGTATTATCTATAACAGATTGGATAAGGGACAGAAACTGGAGATCGATGCTACCGTCCAGTACCTGTTGGACAAGCAGAAAGAGCGGCTGTATGAGAAGGACCTGAAGGTAGACAGTCCTTATAATACGTATAAGCAGGCAGGTTTGCCGCCTGGACCGATCAGCAGTCCAGGTCTTGCGTCGATTGAAGCAGCTATGACGCCTGAGGTCTCGGATTATTTCTTCTATGTGACTAAGAAGGACGGCTCACAGGGACATTTATTTGCCAGAACCTACAAGGAACATTTAGCCAATATTCAAAAAAGCAAACAAAATCCGTAA
- a CDS encoding peptidase U32 family protein, with product MNNTPELLATAASLEEAVALLDAGASALLVGDDRFGMRLAGHFTLEDTAAVVKLAHARGGKVYVSINGLIPNTMLEELPAYVKAIGELGVDGVEFGDPAVLAAVKAEAPGMKLHWNAEMTSTNYATANYWGRKGATRVVLARELNMDEMTEMVPNLEVEAQVQVHGMTNIYHSKRKLVASYMSHQGRPSDGGSLGKERGLFLIEAERPNEKFPIYEDENGTHIMSSDDICILEDLHFLLKAGVHSLKIEGLLKPAAYNVAVVKAYRHAMDVYAADPAEYAFEESWLEEVRALQDPERELSFGFFYKEQVY from the coding sequence ATGAATAACACACCGGAGCTGCTGGCGACAGCGGCTTCTCTGGAAGAAGCGGTAGCGCTGCTGGATGCAGGAGCGAGTGCCCTGCTGGTCGGCGATGACCGCTTTGGTATGCGTCTTGCCGGACATTTTACACTTGAAGACACGGCCGCTGTGGTTAAGCTGGCACATGCCCGGGGCGGCAAGGTATATGTAAGCATCAATGGACTGATTCCCAATACTATGCTGGAGGAACTTCCGGCTTATGTGAAGGCCATCGGTGAACTGGGTGTGGATGGGGTAGAGTTCGGTGATCCCGCCGTACTGGCGGCCGTCAAAGCCGAAGCACCGGGAATGAAGCTGCACTGGAATGCGGAAATGACCTCAACCAATTATGCTACAGCCAATTACTGGGGCCGCAAGGGAGCCACGCGGGTCGTTCTGGCACGCGAGCTGAATATGGATGAGATGACCGAAATGGTCCCTAACCTTGAGGTGGAAGCCCAGGTTCAGGTACACGGGATGACGAATATCTATCATTCCAAGCGTAAGCTGGTAGCAAGCTATATGTCCCATCAGGGCCGTCCGAGCGATGGCGGAAGCCTGGGTAAGGAGCGCGGGCTGTTCCTGATTGAAGCGGAGCGTCCGAATGAGAAGTTCCCGATCTATGAAGACGAGAACGGCACGCATATTATGAGCTCGGATGATATCTGCATTCTGGAGGATCTCCATTTCTTATTAAAAGCTGGCGTACACAGCCTGAAGATCGAAGGTCTGCTGAAGCCTGCGGCCTACAATGTCGCTGTCGTTAAGGCTTACCGTCATGCGATGGACGTCTACGCCGCTGATCCCGCCGAATATGCATTCGAGGAGTCTTGGCTGGAGGAGGTCCGGGCTTTGCAGGACCCGGAGCGTGAACTGTCGTTCGGTTTCTTCTATAAAGAGCAGGTATATTAA
- a CDS encoding U32 family peptidase, translated as MGTMTKPQFKGKRYRLDRPELLAPAGNLEKLKFAVHYGADAVYIGGQKYGLRSGADNFTFEEMREGVEFAKKYGAKVFVATNIYAHNEDIAGIEEYLRNLYEAGIAAIIVADPVIVDTALRLVPGLEVHLSTQQSTLNWQAVSYWKEEGLPRVVLGRETSLEEIAEIKQHVDIEIESFIHGAMCSSYSGRCVLSNHFTDRDSNRGGCCQSCRWKYDLFEDARPEGNWVSEEEQAEAPQALQPGITQLPLHQPEDNPFTMGSKDLCMLESIPDLIEAGIDSFKIEGRMKSIHYVATVVNAYRKAIDAYMADPEGYVLKPEWLEELQKAANRPLNTGFFYDTPDHEDHIYEPEEKAAPYDFAGLVLEYDAESGMALVQQRNNFKPGQEVEFFGPDDTFFKQTVGELWDEAGNPLDVARHPLQRVRMKVDQPVAYFDMMRKRK; from the coding sequence ATGGGAACCATGACCAAGCCCCAGTTCAAGGGCAAGCGTTACCGTCTGGACAGACCGGAGCTCCTGGCTCCGGCAGGAAACTTAGAGAAATTGAAATTCGCCGTGCATTATGGCGCGGATGCAGTCTATATCGGAGGACAGAAATACGGCCTGCGCTCAGGCGCGGATAACTTCACCTTCGAGGAAATGCGCGAGGGTGTGGAATTTGCCAAGAAATACGGTGCCAAAGTATTCGTAGCCACCAATATCTATGCTCACAATGAAGATATCGCGGGGATTGAAGAATACCTGCGTAATTTATATGAGGCCGGGATTGCAGCGATTATCGTAGCCGATCCGGTGATTGTCGATACTGCCCTGCGCCTGGTACCAGGTCTAGAGGTGCACTTAAGCACCCAGCAGTCCACGCTCAACTGGCAGGCAGTTTCTTATTGGAAGGAGGAAGGTCTGCCGCGCGTAGTATTGGGCCGGGAGACAAGCCTGGAGGAGATCGCCGAGATCAAGCAGCATGTGGATATTGAGATCGAGAGCTTCATCCATGGCGCGATGTGCTCCTCGTACTCCGGACGTTGTGTGTTATCTAACCACTTCACCGACCGCGACTCCAACCGCGGAGGCTGCTGCCAATCCTGCCGCTGGAAGTATGATCTGTTCGAAGATGCCCGTCCCGAAGGGAATTGGGTATCTGAAGAGGAACAAGCTGAGGCACCTCAAGCGTTACAGCCCGGAATCACCCAGCTGCCGCTGCATCAGCCCGAGGATAACCCGTTCACTATGGGATCGAAGGACCTGTGTATGCTGGAGAGCATTCCCGACCTGATCGAAGCCGGAATTGACAGCTTCAAGATTGAGGGCCGGATGAAATCGATTCACTATGTGGCAACCGTAGTGAATGCCTACCGCAAAGCCATAGATGCTTACATGGCCGACCCGGAAGGGTATGTGCTGAAGCCCGAATGGCTGGAGGAGCTGCAGAAGGCGGCTAACCGTCCGCTGAATACCGGCTTCTTCTACGACACACCGGACCATGAGGACCACATCTATGAACCCGAAGAGAAGGCGGCTCCGTATGATTTCGCGGGACTGGTGCTGGAGTATGATGCAGAGAGCGGGATGGCGCTCGTTCAGCAGCGCAATAACTTCAAGCCGGGACAGGAAGTTGAGTTCTTCGGCCCGGATGACACCTTCTTCAAGCAGACCGTTGGCGAGCTGTGGGATGAGGCCGGCAATCCGCTGGATGTGGCCCGTCACCCGCTTCAGCGTGTGCGGATGAAGGTGGATCAGCCTGTTGCTTATT